The Candidatus Woesearchaeota archaeon region GAAATGGTTTTCAGAAAATATCTGACAGGAAGCGGCTGGAAAGCTTATCAAGAAGCGAATGGTCCTGAAAAAGGGATGGAGTTTTGCGGTGTAAACTTAAGGCCAGGCTACAGAAAGAATGAGAAATTGGATGAGGTAATATTCACGCCAACAGCAAAAGGCCAGGTTAAAGATTTTCTAATTCCTGAGTTTAATGGCTTAAATCCAGAAGCAAATGACCCTAAACTTACAGCCGAGATTATAAAAAGGAATTATGAAGCATTTGGCTTGAGAAGGCCGGAAGACCTTAATCGCATAATGGAGATAGGGTTTGCGCTGTTTGATTTCATACACTCTTATCTGGAAACCAAAAGATATTTGCCAGCAGATACAAAATGGGAATTTGGATACCTGCCTGGAGGGGATATCGGATTGATAGATGAGCATGTAACTCCAGATTCTTCAAGATTTTGGGAGAAAGACGAGTACAAGTTCAACCAAGAAAAAAATGAATTCACTATTGTACAGGCTGATAAGCAGCATTACAGAGATCATGTAGAAAGCCTTGGCTTGCATAAAGATGAAAAAAAGCTTGCAAAATATTGGATGCCTGATGATGTTATGGCAGAGGGGATAGTGAAGTACTGCAATATAAGGGAAGCAATAACAGGGACGTTGCCTGAGATAACAACAACACCCAGGAGAAAGATCATATTGGAAGCATTAGCAGAAGAAGGTTATTTAAAATAGGGGGTAAAAAATGGCAAACGTACTCGTTATCGGATCAGGCGGAAGAGAGCATGCTTTAGTTTGGAAATTAAGGAAGAGCGATTATGTTCAAAATTTATATTGCGCTCCAGGCAATGGCGGGACTGCGCTTAATGCAACAAATGTGCCAATAACAATAAACGGATCTGATTTTGGCGGAATCGATAATTTAGTCAGAGAGAAGAAAATTGACCTGACTGTTGTAGGCCCGGAAGTTCACTTGGTCAATGGCATTGTTGATTATTACAAGGACAATGGACTGATTGATGAAGAACATTTTATTTTTGGACCGACAAAGTCTGCCGCTAGATTGGAAGGAAGCAAAGCTTTTGCAAAGGACTTTATGTTTAGGCACAGCATACCTACTGCCGGCTTTAAGATACTATATGACTCCGATGCAGCCAAAGCTTATCTTCGCAGCCAGGAAATGCCTATTGTTATCAAGGCATCAGGCCTTGCTTCTGGAAAAGGCAGCATTGTATGCAAGACATTAGAGGAAGCAGATAATTCAATTGAAAGGATTATGATTAAAAAAGAGTTCAAAGATTCTGGCGACGAAGTTGTGATAGAGGAATTCATGGAAGGCCAGGAAGCAAGCATACTTGCTTTAACAGATGGAAATGAAATAAGGGTTTTGGCTTCATCTCAGGACCACAAGCAGATTTATGATGGAGATGAAGGACCTAATACAGGCGGCATGGGGGCTTATGCGCCTGCTCCAATTGCCACAGACGAGATAATGGCAAAAGTTCATGAAAGAATACTGTTGCCGACAATAAACGGCATGAAGGAGGAAAATAACCCGTTCACCGGCTGCTTGTACGTTGGCTTGATGATCAAAGACAAGGAGCCAAGAGTTGTCGAGTTCAATGCAAGATTTGGCGACCCTGAAGCGCAGCCTGTTCTGTCTTTGCTGGAAAATGACTTGTACCTGCTGCTTAAGTCATGCGTTAAAGGCACATTAGGCACCCATCAAATAAGAAACAAGAAAGGAGCAGCATGCTGCGTTGTAATGGTTTCTGGCGGCTATCCAGGAAAATATGAAGAGGGCAAGGAAATTTTTGGCCTGGAAGATGCTGCAAATATCGAAAATGTTTATGTTTTCCATGCAGGAACAAAAAAAGAAGGCGGTAAAATATTGACAAATGGCGGCAGAGTGTTGGGAGTAACCGGGGTTGGAAAAAACATTGAGGATTCAATTAAAATCGCATATTCAGGTGTTGAAAAGATCAGATGGGAGAAGGAATATCATAGGACAGATATCGGAGCAAAGGCTTTGAACAGAAAATGAAAACAATAGTAGATCGCCTTTCCAAGGTGGCTGTAGATATGCTAGAAAAAATTCCAGATGGGATTGAAATAATTATGAATAAAGCGGGCAATAATTTTGTTATGGCTCCTGTTGATTATTGCAGCAACCTTGTTTCACTCTTTGAGTTCATTGCTATTCACAGAGGAACTTCTGACGATTTATATTATTTAGGAGTAGCGCAATTAAAATTGGGCGATGAGAATGAGGATGAAAAGAGTGTTTTACTTTACAGACGAGCCATTAAAAATCTAGAATTATCAACAAAAACTGACAAGAAAAAACACCATTTAAACTTCTACTTTCTTGGAGAAGCCCAATATAGCTTAGCTGAAGAATGTCAATTGGATGACCGGGAAAAAATACAGCTATACGGGCAGGCAGCAGAAAATTTTGAAAAGTCAATGCAGCTTAAAAGAAGGGGAAATCGATATGATTATCTTTGGCTTGGAAAAGCGCAATTACAACTAGGAGATTTGTTAACAGACCAAAAACTGCATGATGAATCAATAAAGAATCTTGAAACAGCCCTGAAGCGTTCCAAAAATAAAGATCCTGAATGCTTTTATTGGCTTGGGTTGGCCCAATATTCTTCAACAGATGCATTACTTGGTCCAGAAAAGCGGCTAAGACATGAAGAAGCAATTAAAAACTTTCAACATGCTGCATCTCTTGAGGAAGATGCCGACTATTATTATTTTTTAGGCGAAGCCCTGATGAGTTTTGCAGAAGATGCATTTGACTTTTTACAAAAGAGAATTCTTCTTGAAGATTCCATTGCAAATCTTGATAAATCTTATAGCCTGAAAAAAGATCCTGAAACATTAGAAACAATTAATGAGGCTAAGAGCATGCTATTCGGGCAGCAGGGTGTATAAAATGACAGAAAAAACAACTCCAATCTATTCAGGCAAATACGAAGATTTCAACTGGGTCGGCTTTGGCTCAGGATCTGGCACCAATCTGAGGGAATGCGCTAAAGTGATAAAGCCGAAGTTGATATTTTCTGATAAAGAGGATGCCGGGCTATTGGCGCTTGAGGAGCTGGCTGATGTTGAGAAGAGGTTTCTTAAAAAAGAAGAAGGTGAAAAAAGCGCAGATTATAATTACAAAATATTGACTTTATTAAAAAATTGTGAAAAAGAAAATGGCTTTACAATTGACCTCATAGTTCTTGGAGGCTATATGAGGCTGATTAAAGAGCCATTGCTAGGCGCTTTCAAAGACAAAATAATCAATGTGCACCCTGCAGATCTTTCTATTTTAACAGGAGATGGATCTAAAAAATATAGAAAGTACATTGGCGATGATGCGGTTTATGATGCGATAAATGCAGGAGAAATAGCAACTAAATCTTCGGTGATAATGGTTGATGAAAGTGAAGACCATGGCGAGATTCTGGCGCAGGGTTCTAAAGTTGATGTTGTGAATAATTTAAAAGAAAAATTCGGATTGAGGGAATACGCAAAAATGCACCAGGATGTACAGAAAAAAGTTAGTGACTGGCCTGCCCTGACAAATGCTTTAAAAATGATAGCTGAGGGAAGGATCGCATTAGGAACTGAAAAAACCCATTTCAATGAATGGCGGACTGTTTATGTTGATGGAAAAGCAACGGTGTATGAGGGGTTTAGGGTTAAGTTAAATGGAGGTTAGCAAAATGAAAGAGCCACTTGATGAGAAAGTAAAAAAAGAGATTGATAAATGGAGAACATCAGGAAGAAAATATTATGGTTGGGTGGAAAGAAACATCAACCAATTAAGAGCAATATATCGTGGTAAAGACACTATTGTTTCTGATTGTCGTACAGAAATATCGGAGCCTATACAAGAGCTATACCTAAAAGATCATGTGCTATTGCTCATGGGAAAAAACCATAGAAAGTGGATAGATGTATTCTATTGTTCATTTGACGAAAAATATGCAATAACAATAACAAATTTTAGTACAGGGGATACGCCTGCTGAATTAAGAATAGGATTTAAGGCTTATGAATAAAAAAACGATCTTCACTTTAATTTTTATCTCTGGTTGCTTAACAGGTGACTAAAGTTTTAAGAAATCATAATCAAAACCTATATAAACAACCTGTTTCATAAAATTATTATGGATCAAAAAGTCTCAAAAGACACGCCATTGGCTGAGATAACTTTAAGGAGATATGAAAAGCCGCAGAATCTTGAAAAAAGGGATCTTGTCAAAAAACTGTGCCTGAGCCTTGGTTTGCTGCAGCCAGGTGATTCCAGGGATGTTGTTGTTGATATTCTTTATGTCCTGCTGGAAGCAAAGAAAAACAAGAAGGAATTAAGCAGTGTTGATGTTGAAGAGCAGGTTAAGGAATTAAGAAAAAGCCATAAGCTTGCAATGCTCGGCGTAGCAGGATCAAACATAAGAAGGCAGCTGAAAAGATTGAGGGATCTGTTCCTGATAGAAAAAACAGGCAATATGTACAGGATTACAGAGCATTCCATGATATTTGATGTATTCAACGAGAAAATAGAAAGCTTTTTATTAAGCTCGATATTAACAAGGGTAAAAGAGTATGTTAAAAAAATAGATGAGGAATTCAAATGAACCATTGGATATTGGATGAATTTTTAAAATACCTTATCGAGTCTTCTATTGAAGGCAAGGTGGTGTTGGAAGTTACACAAGGCATAAATGTGCAATTTAATGTTGGCAAGCCTTATTTATTAAGTGCAAGCTTGCCGATGCATAATCAAAAGGAAGAAACAGAAAGGCTAGAGCAGGCGTTAGTTAATGTTATTGCAAAGAAATACAATTTAAAAGCTAGGCATGTAAATGGAAGTGGAGTTTTATATTGCGATAATAAAGCTTGTTCGAAAAGCACATTCGAAAGAAAAAAAGATGCAGCCAGATTATTAAGTGCAGCATGCACTGAATACTTTAACATCAGATTAGATGGCACATTTGGCCAAGCAGAAGCCAGGATAAAAAATGTTGTAAACTCGGCTTACCAATCTATTGATGCAAAAGCATTAGAAGAGGCTAAAACACTAGTTGATGAAAAATGAACAACATACTGTGCATAAAATGCAAAGTCGGAAAAATGGTCAGAAAAGGCGTAATGGACAGCGGCAATTCACGCTATACCAATTATGAATGCGATCACTGCGGGAATCTAATTACAATGTGCGAAGGGCTTAATCCTGAAAAATAAGTTAGGCCAAAGTGATGATTTCTTGTTAAAAATTTTGGCCAAATAGACTTTCACTATGCCTGTTTGAGATTCCCGCCAATTTCAACATTTTGCTCTTATTCGGGATTATTTCTATTTTCGCATCTTTTTCCGAGTATAACAGCAACAATAGAGCATCAAAGTGATTTCCAGTATACTTTTTAAAATCATTTAATTGTAAATCGAATGCTTGGTCTACTAATTCTATTGTTTCTGCTGCATCATGTCGATCTTTAAAATAGTCAACAATGTTCCTGATCTCGCTTATTAAATGGCGATATATAAATTCATCATTGTTTTCTATTGAGGCCTCTTTGGCTTCTTCTATTAATCTCTCCAACAAGATTAGCGCTTTATTATAGACTTCATTCATATTAGATGCTGCCCCATATTATATAATCCTGCATATAAGGTTTTAACTGCCTATATTTAAATATATCCTATGATAACACATTTAGAATAATGATATATGAGCCTCAAGAAGATTCCTTATTGCTGCAAGAATATGTGAAAAAACATGCTTTTGGCATGGTCTTAGATGTAGGCGCTGGTTCAGGGATACAAGCGATAGAGGCAGCCAAAAAGAAAGTTGTGAAGAAAGTTATTGCTGCGGATATCCAAAAGGATGTTGTTGATTATTTAAAAAGCAAAATTAAAAACAAGAAGATAATAGCCAAGCAAAGCGATCTTTTTTCAAATATTAAAAACATGAAATTTGACACGATTATTTTCAATCCGCCTTACCTTCCTTCTGATCTGAAAGTCAAAGACATAACCATAGAAGGGGGCAAAAAAGGATATGAGGTTATTGAAAGGTTTTTGAGCAAAGCAAATAATTATCTTAAAAAAGACGGCATTATTTTGATGGTTTTTTCATCGCTGACAAAGCCGAGAATGATCAATAAACTGATAAAGAAAAATAAGTTAAAATACAGATTATTGGGCAAAAAGCGCATATTCTTTGAAGAGATGATGGTTTATCTTGTTGAAAGAGAAAAATGAAATTCTACAAAAAAGGCAAGCGCGGATTGGTTTATTTCTCTAAATATAAGAACAAAAAAATAATCATCAAAATAAAGAATCCTGAAAGCAGGGCTGAAAACAGGATAGAGAATGAGTTCAGATTTTTAAAAATATTGAATAAAATGAACATTGGTCCAAATGCCCTATTCTTTAAAAATGGAAAGTTGGGGATGGAGTTTGTTGATGGTGTTTATTTCTTGGATTTTATTAAAAAAGAGAACAATAAAAATGCAATATTGAAAATAATAAAAACACTCTATGATCAATTATATCAATTAGACGAGCTGAAAATAAATAAGGAAGAGATGTCGCATCCGCACAAGCACATTATAGTGGCTGAGCATAATAAACCTGTCCTGATTGACTTCGAGCGCGCACATTATGCTGCAAAGCCAGCCAATGTCACGCAGTTCTCGGTTTTTCTGGTCTCGGATTTTGTTTCAAAACTTTTAAAAGAGAAAAGTATAAAAATAAACAGGCAAGACATGATTGAAAGCTGCAAAATTTACAAAAATAAAGCGGGCTACAACAACTTTTTGATGATCATAGGGCAAATCAGATGACAAAAAAGAGGATTGCAAAGAAAAGCTTCGAATGCGAGAACTGCGGGCAGTGCTGCAGGCTTCTTTTTAAGCCGAATAAGTCAGACATCGTGAAAATAGAGGCTGCAGGCCATGCTGATTTTCTAATGAACCATCCATTCAGGAAAGATCAGGAAGGCTATATGAAGCTGATCAATGGAGACTGTTTTTTCCTTGTAAAAAATACCGACGGAACAAGCTCCTGCAGAATATATGATGCAAGGCCAAAGGCGTGCAGGGATTATCCTTTTTTCAGCAAAAAAACAGCAGAAGACTGCAAGCCAATGCACCATCTTGAGGAAGTCAAGGTCAGATATGCAAAAAATTTATATATTCCAAAGATATAGCTGTTAAAATGATCGAAATATTCTCAAAAGAGGGCATTGTAATCGCTGTTTCCCTGTTTGTTTCCTTCTTCATCTTCCACTGGCTGTTTAACAAGCCCGATAACTCGTTTGACAAGGAAGTTGAAGAGATCCTGAAATCCGACAAATACAAGGTCAAGGGAAGGTTTGAGAGCTAGCATATAAAAGAAAAGTCAGTTAAAAATTATCTTCTATAATTCTCTTTTAATTTTCCGATTACGATATCTCTTAGAAATTCACAATCTGATGCCAAAAGCCCATTATCTGTTGGCTCAACATATTTTTTTGTTCCAATAAATGGGCAAGCAGAATTTTCTGTTAATGGCTTGCAGTCATATTCTAAGCTGTTTTCCACATTTAATCCTTTGACTTCACAAGCATTTAAAAAAGCAACAGCCAATGTTTTGTCCATCCCACTTAAACCATCAACATTTTTTCCTCTGCCAACTCTAAATACAGGTGTAACTCTGACACCAACTCCAATAGCTGTTGCATAATCTACAACTTTCTCTATTTCATCTTTATTTTCACCATAAACCGGCATTGATAGGTGTAATCTAACATCTTCTTGCAGCCATCTTTCTATATTTTCCTTGACTCTATTGACAGTTATACGATTGGATGGTTTTGTTATGCTTTTCCATACTTCTTCATCAATAGCTGGCAAGCTTACTTGAAGCTCGCATTTTTGATTTTTTAGTATTTTTGATAAATCTTGCCTGTACATTGTTCCATTTGTTGATATTAGGATCGTCTCAACATTCAAATCAGATATAGCATATTCCAGCATAGCATTTAATTGAGAATTCATAAATGGCTCTCCTCCGCTAATATCAATAGATTTTGGTTTATCGCTGTCAATAAGAGTTATAAATTGCTCTAGTGATAAACTCTCTTTTCTTCCAGGATGGCCGTCAGCATAGCAAAACTTACACTCTAAATTGCAATACATATTAATAGCTAAAACTAGCTGATCAGTCATTATGCACCGCTTCAATTTTCTTATGATTATGTGATTTGTATGATTCAACTACAATGTCCAAAGTTTCTTTAATGACCTTTTTAACATTATTTTTCATAGGGCTGTTTTCTACAACTCTTGCTGCAAATTCCCCAGTTCCCGAGTAGTAGAAATGAACACATGCTGCACCTAAAGGATTCTTTAATAAAACATCATCCCTTATTTCTCTAAGAACCACTACACTAGGGTGATTTATGTTGCCATAAACTGCTGTGGCTATAAAACAACTTTTAGTACTTTTGTTAAGAATATAGTTCATTGTAAGATCAAGTTCATCACTTGATTCATTAACTTGCTTAATAGTTTCTTCTGCATTCTTTAACACATTCACATTGAATTTCAATGCATCATTCTTATTTTTTAAATCTTCTAAAGAATATGAGAACCTTCGATGAATGGTTGAATCTGTATCCTTTATGTCAACAGGAAATTCTGCGCCATAGCTTCTAATGGCAGAACAAACGGCTTTTATAGATGTTGCATATTCAGCTCCGCCTTTTTTTAAGTCGCCATAAAGTCTTAATTGTTCATTATAAGATGACTTAGGATTGTTCGGCAATGTGTATAGAGAACTAGCTGTGCTTATTAATCTGCCTTGCAATGGTCTGATGTAAGAAATAAAGACCTCATTTAGCTTGCCTACAAGCCAATTCATGCCTTCCTTTTTTGTAATAGAAAATGCTGTTGGGTCTTTTTCGTTGTTAGCAAACATTAAAAATTGCTTATAGCTTTCATACAATGCAGTTACATTTTCTTCTAATTTTGAGTCTGTTGGCGGTGTTTTTAATATTAAGCCGTATCTGTCATCCATGAATTTTTTGCTGAAATTTATCCATCCTTCAATATCATTTGAAGTTTTAAATTTATTCAGTTGGATTTCTATTTCGTTCTGGCTTAATCCTGAAAGGTTCTTTTTTTCATCATAAGTTTGTGATTGTTCCTTCTGTGTTAATAGCCCCTCTTTTTGTAATTTCTCCTTACGGACTTTTATTTTTGATTCTAAGTCAGTTATTGCAGTTGCTGCTTCAGGGTATTGTTTCCAGCCATCTTCATGCTCAAGCCTTTGTATTAAGTTTTCTGCTTTTTCAAACTCGCTATTGATTATTCCTTTTTGTATTTCTTTTATTGTTTTATCATATCTTGTTTTCTGGCGCGCTTCAGCAGAATAATTTTGTCTGAAAAAATTTACACAGCCCCTGGAAGCAGAATAGCCTAAAATTAAAGAAGCTAAAATTAATACAGCAGATGCTCCTTTTCTGAGGAATATGCCCGGTGACATTATATTCATTCTTACCATTGTAATTAAGCCTCCGCTTCGTATAGCGGCTGTTGGTTTTTCCATAAAGCAATGCGAGCGTATAATGGTTGAACAACTTTTAAGCTATCTTCAACTTTTTCACTAGCTTGCGCCTCACTTATTTTAGGAATGCTTGTAGCTAGTTCTTCAAGCTCCTTGCCAGAAAAGTCATTTTTGTGTATTATTGTCAGCAAACCCTTAATATAGTTATTTGACAAGCTTCCATCATTTAAAAAAGTGGATAAAAGTGTAACGTGCATATCATTAATCTGCCTTGTTGACGCAAAATATAAGACCCCTTGTTCTTTGAGGTTATTATATATGACTTTTTTTGCATTAACATTGTCAAGCTCTCTTTCTAAAGTCGCTCCAAAAAGCTTGTAAGCCTCTATTGTTGGGCTAATGCTTTCCCA contains the following coding sequences:
- a CDS encoding phosphoribosylaminoimidazolesuccinocarboxamide synthase, yielding MPIDKKLITRDIMSNTLKREIYPEIDVRTPPKMGKVRTVYDVAVNQLLMISSDNLSTHDVVHERQVYAKGENLDAISSYFFEKTKHIIRNHFIENIAPNTWRVLKAKPILVEMVFRKYLTGSGWKAYQEANGPEKGMEFCGVNLRPGYRKNEKLDEVIFTPTAKGQVKDFLIPEFNGLNPEANDPKLTAEIIKRNYEAFGLRRPEDLNRIMEIGFALFDFIHSYLETKRYLPADTKWEFGYLPGGDIGLIDEHVTPDSSRFWEKDEYKFNQEKNEFTIVQADKQHYRDHVESLGLHKDEKKLAKYWMPDDVMAEGIVKYCNIREAITGTLPEITTTPRRKIILEALAEEGYLK
- the purD gene encoding phosphoribosylamine--glycine ligase; protein product: MANVLVIGSGGREHALVWKLRKSDYVQNLYCAPGNGGTALNATNVPITINGSDFGGIDNLVREKKIDLTVVGPEVHLVNGIVDYYKDNGLIDEEHFIFGPTKSAARLEGSKAFAKDFMFRHSIPTAGFKILYDSDAAKAYLRSQEMPIVIKASGLASGKGSIVCKTLEEADNSIERIMIKKEFKDSGDEVVIEEFMEGQEASILALTDGNEIRVLASSQDHKQIYDGDEGPNTGGMGAYAPAPIATDEIMAKVHERILLPTINGMKEENNPFTGCLYVGLMIKDKEPRVVEFNARFGDPEAQPVLSLLENDLYLLLKSCVKGTLGTHQIRNKKGAACCVVMVSGGYPGKYEEGKEIFGLEDAANIENVYVFHAGTKKEGGKILTNGGRVLGVTGVGKNIEDSIKIAYSGVEKIRWEKEYHRTDIGAKALNRK
- a CDS encoding methyltransferase, which encodes MYEPQEDSLLLQEYVKKHAFGMVLDVGAGSGIQAIEAAKKKVVKKVIAADIQKDVVDYLKSKIKNKKIIAKQSDLFSNIKNMKFDTIIFNPPYLPSDLKVKDITIEGGKKGYEVIERFLSKANNYLKKDGIILMVFSSLTKPRMINKLIKKNKLKYRLLGKKRIFFEEMMVYLVEREK
- a CDS encoding YkgJ family cysteine cluster protein encodes the protein MTKKRIAKKSFECENCGQCCRLLFKPNKSDIVKIEAAGHADFLMNHPFRKDQEGYMKLINGDCFFLVKNTDGTSSCRIYDARPKACRDYPFFSKKTAEDCKPMHHLEEVKVRYAKNLYIPKI
- a CDS encoding radical SAM protein, which gives rise to MTDQLVLAINMYCNLECKFCYADGHPGRKESLSLEQFITLIDSDKPKSIDISGGEPFMNSQLNAMLEYAISDLNVETILISTNGTMYRQDLSKILKNQKCELQVSLPAIDEEVWKSITKPSNRITVNRVKENIERWLQEDVRLHLSMPVYGENKDEIEKVVDYATAIGVGVRVTPVFRVGRGKNVDGLSGMDKTLAVAFLNACEVKGLNVENSLEYDCKPLTENSACPFIGTKKYVEPTDNGLLASDCEFLRDIVIGKLKENYRR